A window of Variovorax paradoxus EPS genomic DNA:
TTGGGATGGGGGCGGGCAGAGCGGCGACGAAGCCAGCGCCGCTTGCCCCCACCCCGGCCCTCCCCCGGGAGGGGAGGGAGCAAGACCACGGGAACGATCTGGCGCCGCTGCTCCAGGTCGACGGCGTCAGCCTCGAATACCGCACCCCCGAACGCGTCGTGCGCGCCACGCACCGCGTGAGCTTCGACGTTCACGCCGCCGACCGCTTCGTGCTGCTCGGCCCCTCGGGCTGCGGCAAGTCCACGCTGCTGAAGGCCGTGGGCGGTTTCATCGCGCCGGTCGAAGGCGAAATCCGCCTCGACGGCCAGCGCGTGACCCAACCCGGCCCCGACCGCATCGTCGTGTTCCAGGAGTTCGACCAGTTGCCGCCGTGGAAGACGGTGAAGCAGAACGTCATGTTCCCGCTGCTCGCATCTCGCACGCTCGGCAAGAAGGAAGCCGCCGAACGCGCGCTGCACTACCTCGACAAGGTCGGCCTCGCCAAGTTCGCCGACGTGCATCCGCACCAGCTCTCGGGCGGCATGAAACAGCGGGTGGCGATTGCCCGTGCGCTCGCGATGCAGCCGCGCGTGCTGCTGATGGACGAGCCCTTCGCCGCGCTCGACGCGCTCACACGCCGCAAGATGCAGCAGGAGCTGCTCGAGTTGTGGGACGAGGTGCGTTTCACACTGCTGTTCGTCACGCATTCCATCGAAGAAGCGCTGGTGGTGGGCAACCGCGTGGCGCTGCTGTCGCCGCATCCGGGGCGCATGCGCGCCGAGGTGAACAGCCATGGCTTCTCGCTTGCGAGCCTTGGCGGCGCGGAGTTTCAAAGCACGGCGCAGCGCATTCACGACATGCTCTTTGAAGAAGAGCCTGAAGTGGTGACAACCGCATGAGCCCGGCTTTTCTCCCTCCCCCTCTGGGGGAGGGCAGGGGTGGGGGCACGCGGCGTCTCCATTGCTGTCGGCTTGTCCACCGCCGCCTGCCCCCATCCCAACCTTCCCCCATAGGGGGAAGG
This region includes:
- a CDS encoding ABC transporter ATP-binding protein, producing the protein MGAGRAATKPAPLAPTPALPREGREQDHGNDLAPLLQVDGVSLEYRTPERVVRATHRVSFDVHAADRFVLLGPSGCGKSTLLKAVGGFIAPVEGEIRLDGQRVTQPGPDRIVVFQEFDQLPPWKTVKQNVMFPLLASRTLGKKEAAERALHYLDKVGLAKFADVHPHQLSGGMKQRVAIARALAMQPRVLLMDEPFAALDALTRRKMQQELLELWDEVRFTLLFVTHSIEEALVVGNRVALLSPHPGRMRAEVNSHGFSLASLGGAEFQSTAQRIHDMLFEEEPEVVTTA